tatttcattcaaATTGTTTAACAATATGTACATATActatatgtattatataaaatacatatcaCCACTCAGGcaattttttaaacttatatACAGTATGTGATAAAATAAACATGGTCATACGTTTAAGAATTGGAAATTAATGAGGTTGCAAGAAATCATTTAACGAGAACagaatgaagagaaagaaaaaaatagcaaCTTGGTggcaaaaggaaaaagaaacagctTGAGATCAAAGCTGATTTGATGAATCGATACTTTGGAGATATATATGAGCATCTTCGGCAAAAGCTTTGGCCTTTGAGTGCAGTGTTACACACACGCATTTTCCAAACGAGATGATTTAAGTTTTGCAGAGCTAtcacaaatatattataataccAAACTCTCAgacaatattatataaatcggaagtctaattttttttaataaaaaatgaaaatatagtaTGACCAATGATTTGTTCATATAAGGTTCTTTTTTCGGCTATGTTAATTGTTGAGAAATGAGAATACTAAATATGCTTTTTATGAGAATACTACTTTTCGGCTATGACtaatttttgttcataaaGAACACATCTATCGTACGTGCAAATAGAATGGCCCGTACATCGTTGTCCTACCTTATACTTTAAAAGAATTTGtaatcagaaaaaataaaagaaaagaatgacaaaaaaaagggtaaGAATTATACTTTCGAGTTTCTTTTCTCAGACAGAAAGAATGAACGAACATACATAGTTTAACTAATGGGCTTCAGAAAAAAGCCTAATTAGTTATAAATCAAGGTCTCGTTAAAAGGCCCATTTGTTTAACAAGAAATCTCTAACTTGTTGTCCTAAGCTTAAACAATTTttgcatctctctctctttccgtCTTCATCGTCCTCCCGGCTTCTGCGATTTTGTTTAGTAGCGCCGGACCGGAGTAGTTAAAACCCTAGCCCAGTCTATTTAAAGATTCACCGAGTAGTCTTCTAGTCCTGCgtatacttcttcttcttcgtttataCTTAGAAGATGAATTGTGCAAGTAAGgcactctttcttctctatttaccgatttagggttttattttgctttgtttctgtCGGTAACACTGTGGTCTTTTCTCCTCTACAGTTTCCGGCGAAGTTCCGGAGGAGCCTGTGGTTTCTAAGAAGTCGGGTTTGCTTTACGAGAAGCGGCTAATCCAGACGCATATATCCGTAAGcaagttcttttcttttctccctCGTTCGACTCTTATCTAGGGTTTTCAGCTGTTTAGCCTCTTGCACCTCTCTATTTGCTgcagatattttcttaatacaGACTTTGTTGTGATAATTTATAGATTGCTTTTGGTACCTTGTAGGATTATGGGAAATGCCCGGTTACTGGTGAGCCACATACTCTTGATGACATTGTTCCCATCAAAACTGGGAAGGTAATGCAACCACTGGAGTTATTTGTCACACAGCATTGTTTGTAGAAACTTATTTAAGCCTGATTCGATCTCCGGGACCATTTTGCAGATCGTAAAGCCGAAACCATTACACACAGCTAGCATCCCTGGATTGCTTGGAACGTTTCAGACTGTAAGTTCTTATTTTGTATTCCCTATACCTTCTTTTTcgtttctgaattttgttctCTGTCTATTAAGGATCATATAGAGTTAAAATGGATGAACTTGATTTGGGTATGCATCGCTATCTGAGTTATTTAACATAGCAGATTGCATTCTACTCTTTACATTGAATTATATGTTCATTTGTTACTAATAGCAAGACGAAAGTGTTCGCTGGTTATTTTTACTTTAGGCAAAAGAAATGCTTAAAAAGTTTATCTGTTTGTTGTGCTTGTAGGAATGGGACAGTTTGATGCTATCAAATTTTGCTTTGGAACAACAACTGCATACTGCGAGGCAAGAGCTAAGTCACGCTTTGTATCAGGTAATTATGGTTAGGTGCATTTGCCACCACCTTATCAGACTACATGAATTACAAATATCTATTATGTATTCTAGTTTCTTTTCCTGGATGTTTCCATTTATTTCTTGTGATAAAAGGTGATTGATGGGGGATACACTTTTCCTTTGCAGCATGATGCTGCTTGTCGTGTGATTGCTAggcttaaaaaagaaagagacgaATCACGACAATTGCTTGCAGAGGCTGAAAGGCAGTTGCCTGCAGCCCCCGAAGTTGCCACATCGAATGCTGCTCTTAGTAATGGTAAACGAGGTATGCTTGCACGTTTGCTTCTCAATGTAAGTTGGCTATGTGGTAATTTCTCTTATAACAAGCTACTATGTTTTTGGTTGCAATATAGGTATCGATGATGGTGAGCAGGGGCCTAATGCAAAGAAAATGCGTCTTGGAATTTCGGCTGAAGTTATCACAGAACTCACAGATTGTAATGCTGCTCTTTCTCAGCAGCGTAAAAAGAGACAGGTAACTGCATATATCAGTATATTAGTGGAAATAGAAGGCAAAAGagaattacatatatatatagtttgtctGTAACATACAATGGATATCTGCACTTTTGGAGTTCAATTAGATTTGCGAGTGGTTCTTCTGTCTTAATAATTTCTCCTCATTGGTTCTCTAGATCCCTAAAACATTGGCTTCAGTCGATGCTCTGGAGAAGTTCACCCAACTCTCAAGCCACCCCCTTCACAAGACCAACAAACCTGGAATTTTTTCAATGGACATCCTACATTCTAAGGTTTGACACCTAAGAACTTCTCTATTTTCCATTCATCACTTTATGTAGTTTTTCTCTGTCCTGAGAAGTCACTGCATTGAACGTCATAGTGACATGTTTACTTTTGCGCTTACATTATATTGTACACTGCCATGAATCCCCATCTGGATGCTTATCAATATTATTCTTCAGTATATAGATTTTGTACACTACCATGAATCCCTGTGTCTGTTCTCTATTTAGTATTATTCTTAATTTCTCGTTATATGTGGTAATCAGGATGTCATCGCTACGGGAGGAATTGATACAACTGCCGTTCTCTTTGATCGTCCTTCAGGACAAATCTTATCAACGCTGACTGGTCACTCAAAGAAGGTCTGTCTTTTactgtattctttttttatatttcattttcttttttaacttttcCTTTGTAGTTTTGTGCTTGACATGCATTGTTCCTTTTGCAGGTTACAAGCATCAAGTTCGTTGGTGACACTGATCTTGTGTTAACTGCTTCATCCGACAAGGTAAGCTAAGGTTATGTGTACAAGCTCCTTTGAGGATTGCATGATTTTATGGAGTAGTAGTGAAGAGATTAACTTCTCATTTCTTAACACTCTGCAGACAGTCCGCATCTGGGGATGTTCCGAGGATGGGAACTATACCTCTAGACATACACTGAAAGATCATTCTGCCGAGGTAAGGATGTAACTGAAGAACTTCTACAGGCTACAGTCTCATACAGTTTTacgttttatttatttttggtctgTTTAACGTAAAAGCAATGATGTGGTTTTCAGGTGCGAGCTGTAACTGTCCACGCAACGAATAAATACTTTGTGTCAGCATCACTTGACAGTACATGGTGCTTCTATGATCTGTCCTCCGGTTTATGCCTTGCTCAGGtctccaaaattttaatccaCACCTGATACCTGTTATCCAGTTTcagatttcttcttttatgcTAATATAACAATGAAACATTTACCTTCTTTATTGTAATGTGAATTAGACTCGTTAGAATAAATGTTTCTGCCATGCGTCTTTCtcattattgttgttattcaGGTGACAGATGCTTCCGAAAACGACGTGAATTACACGGCTGCTGCTTTTCATCCTGATGGTCTCATTCTTGGAACTGGTACCGCTCAATCTATTGTTAAGATTTGGGATGTAAAAAGTCAGGTAAAAACTCTTTGACCTTCCTTGCTCATCAACTGTTGTCACTTGTAAGTTTGTTCTCACTTCACTCTCATCTCTATCTCTGTCGTTTGATAGGCAAATGTGGCAAAGTTTGGTGGACACAATGGAGAAATCACCTCTATATCATTCTCTGAAAACGGTTATTTCCTTGCGGTGGGTACATTGACTGATTGACCTAAACTAAGTAGAAAGAAGGATAGCACCAGGTTCCTTTTGACTGACCAATATTTACTATTCTTTAAATTGTACAGACTGCTGCACTGGATGGTGTTAGGTTGTGGGACTTGCGCAAGTTAAAGAACTTCCGAACCTTTGACTTTCCAGATGCAAACTCGGGTATTCAACTACCTGAGCACTCTTACTAGTCTATTTTGTTGAGTGAGTTTTCATTTCTTAAGGCCTGAATGAGCTTTTTTTGTGCAGTGGAGTTTGACCATAGCGGATCTTATCTTGGCATTGCTGCTTCAGATATAAGGTGAGGTCTACTTTGATACACAATGTTGGGAATTAATTGATATAGGAGCTCACTTTGATAACGAGATATTGAAAGATAGTTGTGCAAACTCAATTAACCTGCTATCACCAGAAATGCAGTTTGGGTATATGTATACGTTTCTTCTGCAAATCATACTAATCGAAAACTTGTGCTTCAATGTTGTAGAGTATTCCAAGCAGCTAGTGTAAAAGCAGAATGGAACCCAATCAAGACTCTTCCCGATCTGTCCGGTACAGGTAAATGCTACATGTTAAGCTTTTGAAGTCACTGCTCTTCCTTGTTTTATTGAGTCTATCATTCAGACATTGTAACTACATAAATGTGCAGGTAAAGCAACAAGTGTTAAGTTTGGACTCGACTCCAAATACATAGCAGTCGGTTCAATGGACCGTAATCTCAGGATATTTGGTTTACCTGATGATGACAATACTGAAGATTCAGCACAAGATTCATGAAGAGATATCTCAAAAGTCTCATCATCAAGAGTAGCTATATCCTCAATTCTCGCGATTTTTGTTGTATCTTTACAGTTCTGTTGGTACTTTCCTGATGGCCCCTCTCACAATCACATATACACACCTGAGCTCTCTCCCTTTCTTTCTCAGTCAACAATTTTCCTGTAACAACATCGTACCTTAAGGATCTGCAGttgatctttctctctttgatcTGAAAGAGTCCACATAAAACAAAGTTAGCTGCTCACTATAAAAGCAAATGAAGAACAGGCATGTAaatgatcttcttcatcattcaaATCAGTAGGACCTAAACGGcaacaattaaaaaacttGTGTTATATAGAAAGGGTCATGAATCTTGAAGACAATGAAATGAAGACAAAAAGATTGTGATGGTGGTcatagaaattagaaaaccCTGAGACAGACAGAGATTTTGACTGTACTGTGGTCAAAACACACACTTCACAATCTTCCCATTCCCCCACCAATCTCAGATTCCTTTTCACTTCCTccaactctttctctctctctggccttttttttttttttttttcctatttataGCTCATCTTTAGTAATTCCGTTATTGGTTAAATTTCCTAAACATGTTTTTGGTATCAACAATCAAGTAAGTGCAAGAAAGTTTGTATCTTTCTCTAAACCCAATTTCCAAAGTAACCAACTACTAAACCAGAATGTTACACAAAGTAAGTCACTAAATGACTTTAAAAACAAGATTAGACTTTAAACTAGATTAGAGACATACTTATTTGGAATAAGATTCAAAGGTCACTAGTAGCTAGTAGGTGGTAAAAAGGAAgctaaacaacaaataaactcttattaaaatctttcaatcaataaatatttattgtaaTTTGCTGCAGTAAATCAAACATTGTACAGTTTCAGAACTGAATGGCTCAGAAGcgttaaaaggaaaaagagactctctctctctctctctctcccctaATCTCCTCTCACATGGTCATCAAAAGCCAAAGccaaagccaaaaaaaacaaagaacccAGAAACCTAGaagacagaaacaaaaatcaaagctttaCTGAGCCACCAAGCAACCAATTACATCAACTCTAAAACCCATAAAACCAACACAAAGATTCCATCTTTCAATATCTCTACAATGAGAAAGCcaatgctttgattttttccCCCAATCTTTCTTCCAAGATACCTCAAAGCAAAAAGAGACcacaagaagcaaaagagtCTACATACAAAAATGGGTCTTTCAATCTCATTCCTCAGCATCATCATGATGATGTGTCTACTGTTTCCAGATCTCAATGTCGTAGTAAAATCTGCTACAACGGAATACACAACCTTAATCTACAAAGGATGTGCAAGACAACAATTCTCAGATCCATCTGGTTTATACTCACAAGCTCTCTCTGCTATGTTCGGCTCATTGGTCTCTCAGTCTACTAAAACCAGATTCTACAAGACCACAACAGGAACAAGCACAACCACAATCACTGGTCTGTTCCAGTGTAGAGGAGATTTAAGTAACCATGACTGTTACAACTGTGTTAGTCGTCTTCCTGTTCTCTCCGACAAGCTATGTGGCAAAACCATTGCTTCAAGAGTTCAACTTTCCGGCTGTTATCTTCTCTATGAAGTTTCTGGCTTTTCTCAAATTTCAGGTAAAccctttctttcttctcttccgtGGCTTCTTCAATCGAACCGGAAATTCAATTCCTCGGGTTCCTCGAAACCTTAACCAGATCACAATCAAAGGGTTTTCTCTGGTTTAATTGAACCggtaatttgatttttggttttggtttagcCGAACCccaaaaattcataatttttttctccAGTTTTCCGGTTTGGTTTGAATTGAATTGGTTCATTCAACACCTTTGGTCAGAGGTGAAGTAGGGAGCTTTCAATTTAGGTTTAAAACTATTAACCGATTTTAGACCGGTTTGGTTCTCTTACACATAAATTTCCGGTTAAATTATTACAGGGATGGAGATGCTGTTCAAGACTTGTGGGAAGAACAACATCGCCGGAACAGGGTtcgaagagagaagagacacGGCGTTCGGGGTGATGCAAAACGGCGTAGTATCAGGCCATGGATTCTACGCTACTACGTACGAATCTGTCTACGTTTTAGGACAATGCGAAGGAGATGTCGGAGACACCGATTGTAGCGGATGTGTTAAGAACGCACTTGAGAAAGCTCAGGTGGAATGTGGAAGCTCAATCTCCGGACAGATTTATCTACATAAGTGTTTCATCGCTTATAGTTATTACCCAAATGGTGTCCCCagaagatcttcttcttcttcatcttcgtcttcatccTCCAGTTCTGGCTCTTCAAATTCAGATCCTTCCACTTCTACAGGTTAGATTTCGATTTCTGGGTCCATGTGGGgttatttaccaaaaaaaaagcatcaaTCTTTTCTGAATTTGGAAAGTTTCCGATTTAAACTTAGCGTCACTTTAATTTGAAGATTTCATAGTGGGACTTTGTTCTTCCGTTTTCAGTCTTAACGGAAAAAAAATTTGcgtactttttattttaattggtAACACAATTATTCCTTGGAATTCTCAATATTCCATATAGGTTGGTCATTTAATAACAACACTTTATTCATTATGCTTTCATTAAATATTGTTTCACCCATAAGAAGAACAAATGAATTATTAATGAAAGTCTTATTCATTGAAAAGTACTCTTCAGAGATATGGTCTACCACTCATAATTTTCTTCAACAGTACTTTAAGTATCCTCAGAAAAATTGAGTAAAATAGAtgtattttatctttatttatgAACGCCGTACaattgaaattaataatattgatgccaaaaagaaatgaatgaaAATGTGGACAGGAGCAACAGGGAAGACGGTGGCAATAATAGTAGGAGGAGCAGCTGGTGTTGGCTTTCTTGTCATTTGCTTGCTTTTTGCCAAAAACTTGATGAGGAAGAAACATGACGGTACCATTTTCTTCACTATATAGTTTACATACATAAGCATCTAGTATTTGATTACATACATGTAAGGTACATGCATAGATTATACAAAACACATGCACATGTGATGTAGAATATATTAAAGGGAAGATTATTTGGAATTGTCATAACAATGATATCTTTTTGGGATCTTTTTTTGGCAGACTATTGAAAGatggagaggaagagaacaaAAGGAGTCCAATCCCTCATGAGATAGGCACaagtttaatttttctctctttgagGCTATTAATTTCCAAgtccaaactttaaaatttcatgaaaattgttattatattatatcttCTTTGTATTAGTTCAGATTATTGGAAGGTAGGAATTTGTGG
This sequence is a window from Arabidopsis thaliana chromosome 1 sequence. Protein-coding genes within it:
- the MAC3A gene encoding MOS4-associated complex 3A (MOS4-associated complex 3A (MAC3A); FUNCTIONS IN: ubiquitin-protein ligase activity, nucleotide binding; INVOLVED IN: response to cadmium ion, defense response to bacterium; LOCATED IN: nucleolus, nucleus, CUL4 RING ubiquitin ligase complex; EXPRESSED IN: 25 plant structures; EXPRESSED DURING: 13 growth stages; CONTAINS InterPro DOMAIN/s: WD40 repeat 2 (InterPro:IPR019782), U box domain (InterPro:IPR003613), WD40 repeat (InterPro:IPR001680), Pre-mRNA-splicing factor 19 (InterPro:IPR013915), WD40 repeat-like-containing domain (InterPro:IPR011046), WD40-repeat-containing domain (InterPro:IPR017986), WD40/YVTN repeat-like-containing domain (InterPro:IPR015943), WD40 repeat, subgroup (InterPro:IPR019781); BEST Arabidopsis thaliana protein match is: MOS4-associated complex 3B (TAIR:AT2G33340.2); Has 53700 Blast hits to 26315 proteins in 787 species: Archae - 70; Bacteria - 7824; Metazoa - 20612; Fungi - 11571; Plants - 6404; Viruses - 0; Other Eukaryotes - 7219 (source: NCBI BLink).), which produces MNCAISGEVPEEPVVSKKSGLLYEKRLIQTHISDYGKCPVTGEPHTLDDIVPIKTGKIVKPKPLHTASIPGLLGTFQTEWDSLMLSNFALEQQLHTARQELSHALYQHDAACRVIARLKKERDESRQLLAEAERQLPAAPEVATSNAALSNGKRGIDDGEQGPNAKKMRLGISAEVITELTDCNAALSQQRKKRQIPKTLASVDALEKFTQLSSHPLHKTNKPGIFSMDILHSKDVIATGGIDTTAVLFDRPSGQILSTLTGHSKKVTSIKFVGDTDLVLTASSDKTVRIWGCSEDGNYTSRHTLKDHSAEVRAVTVHATNKYFVSASLDSTWCFYDLSSGLCLAQVTDASENDVNYTAAAFHPDGLILGTGTAQSIVKIWDVKSQANVAKFGGHNGEITSISFSENGYFLATAALDGVRLWDLRKLKNFRTFDFPDANSVEFDHSGSYLGIAASDIRVFQAASVKAEWNPIKTLPDLSGTGKATSVKFGLDSKYIAVGSMDRNLRIFGLPDDDNTEDSAQDS
- the MAC3A gene encoding MOS4-associated complex 3A (MOS4-associated complex 3A (MAC3A); FUNCTIONS IN: ubiquitin-protein ligase activity, nucleotide binding; INVOLVED IN: response to cadmium ion, defense response to bacterium; LOCATED IN: nucleolus, nucleus, CUL4 RING ubiquitin ligase complex; EXPRESSED IN: 25 plant structures; EXPRESSED DURING: 13 growth stages; CONTAINS InterPro DOMAIN/s: WD40 repeat 2 (InterPro:IPR019782), U box domain (InterPro:IPR003613), WD40 repeat (InterPro:IPR001680), Pre-mRNA-splicing factor 19 (InterPro:IPR013915), WD40 repeat-like-containing domain (InterPro:IPR011046), WD40-repeat-containing domain (InterPro:IPR017986), WD40/YVTN repeat-like-containing domain (InterPro:IPR015943), WD40 repeat, subgroup (InterPro:IPR019781); BEST Arabidopsis thaliana protein match is: MOS4-associated complex 3B (TAIR:AT2G33340.2); Has 35333 Blast hits to 34131 proteins in 2444 species: Archae - 798; Bacteria - 22429; Metazoa - 974; Fungi - 991; Plants - 531; Viruses - 0; Other Eukaryotes - 9610 (source: NCBI BLink).), whose product is MNCAISGEVPEEPVVSKKSGLLYEKRLIQTHISDYGKCPVTGEPHTLDDIVPIKTGKIVKPKPLHTASIPGLLGTFQTEWDSLMLSNFALEQQLHTARQELSHALYQHDAACRVIARLKKERDESRQLLAEAERQLPAAPEVATSNAALSNGKRGIDDGEQGPNAKKMRLGISAEVITELTDCNAALSQQRKKRQIPKTLASVDALEKFTQLSSHPLHKTNKPGIFSMDILHSKDVIATGGIDTTAVLFDRPSGQILSTLTGHSKKVTSIKFVGDTDLVLTASSDKTVRIWGCSEDGNYTSRHTLKDHSAEVRAVTVHATNKYFVSASLDSTWCFYDLSSGLCLAQVTDASENDVNYTAAAFHPDGLILGTGTAQSIVKIWDVKSQANVAKFGGHNGEITSISFSENGYFLATAALDGVRLWDLRKLKNFRTFDFPDANSVEFDHSGSYLGIAASDIRVFQAASVKAEWNPIKTLPDLSGTGKSTSVKFGLDSKYIAVGSMDRNLRIFGLPDDDNTEDSAQDS
- the PDLP2 gene encoding plasmodesmata-located protein 2 (plasmodesmata-located protein 2 (PDLP2); FUNCTIONS IN: molecular_function unknown; INVOLVED IN: N-terminal protein myristoylation, plasmodesmata-mediated intercellular transport; LOCATED IN: plasmodesma; EXPRESSED IN: 17 plant structures; EXPRESSED DURING: 12 growth stages; CONTAINS InterPro DOMAIN/s: Protein of unknown function DUF26 (InterPro:IPR002902); BEST Arabidopsis thaliana protein match is: plasmodesmata-located protein 3 (TAIR:AT2G33330.1); Has 1091 Blast hits to 1028 proteins in 65 species: Archae - 0; Bacteria - 64; Metazoa - 5; Fungi - 13; Plants - 1007; Viruses - 0; Other Eukaryotes - 2 (source: NCBI BLink).), which translates into the protein MGLSISFLSIIMMMCLLFPDLNVVVKSATTEYTTLIYKGCARQQFSDPSGLYSQALSAMFGSLVSQSTKTRFYKTTTGTSTTTITGLFQCRGDLSNHDCYNCVSRLPVLSDKLCGKTIASRVQLSGCYLLYEVSGFSQISGMEMLFKTCGKNNIAGTGFEERRDTAFGVMQNGVVSGHGFYATTYESVYVLGQCEGDVGDTDCSGCVKNALEKAQVECGSSISGQIYLHKCFIAYSYYPNGVPRRSSSSSSSSSSSSSGSSNSDPSTSTGATGKTVAIIVGGAAGVGFLVICLLFAKNLMRKKHDDY